A single window of Candidatus Omnitrophota bacterium DNA harbors:
- a CDS encoding Wzz/FepE/Etk N-terminal domain-containing protein, translating into MVAEKEISLNAVVNVIWDRGRRILYFTAVSMFLGMIATFIVHNRYESHALLLMNKSRLGQETMKNPAIPMDTYVTMITADDVMQDIMQKYQLRSSPYNLRYPNDMRGRVQVYYLLGSSYLSISVVLEDPVLAADVANDLAERAIAKNRELMAGEKSSSQQLISSEIQTIEQRKIKFKKDYLDLLLKNNKQVLMKELDTNQTILATLRQEKETLDNSIREQEEKMVKFKALFFDPQFERHPDFQKIVPVWKSIFSDNASLELVKAATENVDISALAQMGIHDEMLNTGYITLLQEYSKLQVDLPSLIAKQVRTASRIAEVEAKVEEQNKAFNEMDVAETEAKADFDRELEVFSGVYKNLGWAGTTISSERQDLILSNKAIPIKKKIWPRRSMIIALVGLVAFLMALMYYLLADLYGMLHSGIWTKKENPTET; encoded by the coding sequence ATGGTTGCCGAAAAAGAAATCAGTCTTAATGCTGTCGTTAACGTCATTTGGGATCGGGGCAGGCGAATTTTATATTTTACCGCCGTATCCATGTTCTTGGGTATGATCGCCACCTTCATCGTGCACAATCGATACGAGTCTCATGCTTTGCTCTTGATGAATAAATCCCGGCTGGGCCAAGAGACGATGAAGAATCCTGCGATCCCGATGGATACCTACGTAACCATGATTACGGCGGATGATGTCATGCAGGACATTATGCAAAAATATCAACTTCGAAGCTCGCCGTATAATTTGCGCTATCCTAACGACATGCGGGGGCGCGTGCAAGTTTACTATCTGCTTGGTTCATCCTACTTATCCATCAGCGTGGTTTTGGAGGATCCCGTTCTCGCCGCAGATGTGGCGAACGATCTCGCGGAACGGGCGATCGCAAAGAATCGGGAATTGATGGCGGGCGAAAAATCATCAAGCCAACAGCTGATATCCAGCGAAATTCAAACAATCGAACAGCGCAAAATCAAGTTTAAAAAAGATTATCTCGACCTGCTTTTGAAGAATAATAAGCAGGTTTTGATGAAGGAACTCGATACCAACCAAACCATTCTCGCCACTCTGCGCCAAGAAAAAGAGACGCTGGACAATTCGATTCGAGAACAAGAAGAGAAGATGGTGAAATTTAAGGCGCTCTTTTTCGATCCGCAATTCGAGCGGCATCCCGATTTTCAAAAGATCGTTCCGGTATGGAAATCCATCTTCAGCGATAACGCTTCCCTGGAATTGGTGAAGGCGGCGACGGAGAACGTCGATATTTCGGCTCTAGCTCAGATGGGCATTCACGACGAGATGCTTAATACCGGCTATATCACGCTGCTCCAGGAATACAGCAAGTTGCAGGTGGATCTTCCTTCGCTTATCGCCAAACAAGTGAGAACCGCTTCCCGCATTGCGGAGGTGGAAGCGAAAGTGGAGGAGCAAAACAAGGCGTTTAACGAGATGGATGTAGCGGAAACGGAAGCGAAAGCGGATTTCGACCGGGAATTGGAAGTATTTTCCGGCGTTTACAAGAATCTGGGTTGGGCCGGAACCACCATATCCTCCGAACGCCAGGATTTGATCCTCTCCAATAAAGCGATTCCCATTAAGAAGAAAATATGGCCCAGGAGATCGATGATTATTGCGCTAGTGGGTTTGGTAGCCTTTTTGATGGCATTGATGTATTATCTACTCGCCGATTTGTACGGGATGCTTCATTCGGGAATCTGGACGAAGAAAGAAAACCCGACCGAAACATAA